In a single window of the Luteibacter rhizovicinus DSM 16549 genome:
- a CDS encoding acyloxyacyl hydrolase, which translates to MRSSPFALGLVAALSLSAVALPAVADTHLEIQGGRSYMDTHGTNVFFIESVFNPYQIGQSRFTWSPDVSVGYINGRNIQRYEFSQPGVTNNVWLGAAGARFHYGTDSDWYQPLFFSFQVAGTAGGHTQALSSSYQFVSTLGWQMKNVSFQIRHISNGSFKEPNRGETMALVGIGFNL; encoded by the coding sequence ATGCGTTCGTCCCCCTTCGCCCTCGGCCTTGTCGCCGCGCTTTCGCTCTCCGCCGTCGCCCTCCCCGCCGTCGCCGATACGCACCTGGAAATCCAGGGCGGGCGCAGCTACATGGATACGCACGGCACCAACGTGTTCTTCATCGAATCCGTCTTCAACCCGTACCAGATCGGCCAGAGCCGCTTCACCTGGTCGCCGGATGTCTCGGTCGGTTACATCAATGGCCGCAACATCCAGCGCTACGAATTTTCGCAGCCTGGCGTCACCAACAACGTGTGGCTCGGCGCCGCCGGCGCCCGCTTCCACTACGGCACCGACAGCGACTGGTACCAGCCGCTCTTCTTCAGCTTCCAGGTCGCTGGCACCGCGGGCGGTCACACGCAGGCGCTCTCCAGCAGCTACCAGTTCGTCAGCACGCTGGGCTGGCAGATGAAGAACGTGAGCTTCCAGATCCGCCACATCTCGAACGGCAGCTTCAAGGAGCCGAACCGCGGCGAGACGATGGCGCTGGTGGGTATCGGCTTCAATCTCTGA
- a CDS encoding EAL domain-containing protein, whose product MGVGAQGGVTVEGAMDKGAAKLRTRRIRLTTWGVSLGLTVGLVTLVAILQVDAYGGMLANGRRQLAGSAGGTVRMVDQDIDASLGPLVALRNAVTGADPGPLHMSLAEVQARHPELPTFVALDAEGGVLACTSVPLMNWRESLAAPRHDALGASVGVVVADAQDGMPPTIRILVDSRVAKPAAFGTLIDEARVRDGMSHSMMGGSADMAVFSLDGRRFAGNHDDLAASWRGPVPTPGANGQYADDLRIYAWAASARYPFAVQVSLERAGIFDEWLHQARSSMLATLALVLLLNAFAAVFDRAYRRQSHLLDALSRSTRHLGDVQRTGHIGLWEADLSSRAIAWSGQVHEITGLPPERVDGRQGTYFKLVHPDDQPALVAWLELFAKGDGPYEFEHRLCRPDGREVQVNLRAARITNEEGKPILAGTISEITALHDARRRLRDTDRDLAASEAAYHQLMTRMPLPVIIVRNDRIEYANLLAEERLGQDGATLVGRHAAEFMDADALEAMRGGAPEGSSVTGWLNPEDGMPFEAELALSDYRDSRGRGTLAIVRDVTQQRRYEERLNHQATHDELTGLPNRRALREKLEHLVRQSQRDGSGVMVLFIDLDHFKFINDALGHALGDQVLRDVTLKLGDVLDGLGHIGRFGGDEFVAMLPFTCSPARALDVLPRIQRAIEEPLEVGGTMQRLKCSIGVAFATRDGSDADTLIRNADTAMYDAKRSGRHTWKRFSADMHATAMARLTVLSRLSGANLDNELALAWQTQHAGDDGRVIGVEALLRWPSAPGDLGTPDKLVPLLEETGAIVQIGQWVLREACRQQRRIAAMLGPDCRVAVNISAQQLVHVDLVAEVRQALAETGASASSLELELTESAFMHEPARAIRTLHELRAMGVSIALDDFGTGYSNLTYLSRLPLDKIKIDRHFTRALLEDDVDASICRSIVFLARSLNLEVVAEGVETDRQRRWLLDEECTSMQGFFFSRPVWLEELGQVAHELRQT is encoded by the coding sequence ATGGGTGTTGGGGCGCAAGGGGGCGTGACGGTGGAAGGCGCGATGGACAAGGGCGCGGCAAAGCTGCGCACCCGGCGTATCCGTCTGACCACCTGGGGCGTCTCGCTCGGCCTTACCGTGGGCCTCGTCACCCTGGTCGCGATCCTGCAGGTCGACGCCTATGGGGGCATGCTGGCCAATGGACGCCGCCAGCTCGCCGGGTCGGCCGGTGGCACGGTGCGCATGGTCGACCAGGACATCGATGCCAGCCTGGGGCCACTGGTCGCGCTGCGTAACGCGGTCACCGGTGCCGACCCGGGTCCCTTGCACATGAGCCTGGCCGAAGTGCAGGCCCGTCACCCCGAATTGCCGACGTTTGTCGCGCTGGATGCCGAAGGCGGCGTGCTCGCCTGCACCAGCGTGCCCCTGATGAACTGGCGTGAGAGCCTCGCGGCCCCTCGGCACGACGCGCTGGGCGCAAGCGTGGGCGTCGTCGTCGCCGACGCCCAGGATGGGATGCCCCCGACCATCCGTATCCTGGTCGATTCGCGCGTGGCGAAGCCGGCCGCGTTTGGCACGCTGATCGATGAGGCGCGGGTACGCGACGGCATGAGCCATTCGATGATGGGCGGCAGTGCGGACATGGCCGTGTTTTCGCTGGATGGCCGGCGCTTCGCGGGTAATCACGATGACCTGGCGGCCTCCTGGCGTGGACCCGTGCCGACGCCGGGGGCGAACGGTCAGTACGCCGACGACCTGCGGATCTACGCATGGGCCGCGTCGGCGCGTTATCCCTTCGCCGTGCAGGTAAGTCTCGAGCGCGCCGGCATCTTCGACGAATGGCTCCACCAGGCGCGCTCGTCGATGCTGGCGACACTCGCCCTGGTCCTCCTGCTCAATGCCTTCGCCGCGGTCTTCGATCGCGCCTACCGCCGACAGAGTCACCTCCTGGATGCCCTCTCACGCAGCACGCGCCATCTGGGCGACGTGCAACGCACGGGGCACATCGGCTTGTGGGAAGCGGACCTGAGTTCACGCGCCATCGCCTGGTCCGGGCAGGTGCACGAGATTACCGGCCTGCCGCCGGAGCGCGTGGACGGGCGGCAGGGTACGTATTTCAAGCTCGTCCATCCCGACGACCAGCCCGCGTTGGTGGCATGGCTGGAGCTCTTCGCCAAGGGCGATGGTCCCTACGAATTCGAGCACCGCCTGTGTCGCCCCGATGGCCGGGAGGTGCAGGTCAACCTGCGCGCCGCGCGCATCACCAACGAGGAGGGTAAACCCATCCTCGCCGGGACCATCAGCGAGATAACCGCGCTGCACGACGCGCGTCGCCGTCTCCGCGACACCGACCGCGATCTCGCCGCAAGCGAAGCCGCTTACCACCAGCTGATGACGCGCATGCCCTTGCCCGTGATCATCGTCCGCAACGACCGGATCGAGTACGCCAACCTGCTTGCCGAAGAGCGCCTCGGGCAGGACGGGGCGACGCTGGTCGGTCGCCACGCGGCGGAATTCATGGATGCCGACGCGCTCGAGGCGATGCGTGGCGGCGCACCGGAAGGCAGCAGCGTCACCGGCTGGCTGAACCCCGAGGACGGCATGCCCTTCGAGGCCGAACTGGCGTTGTCGGACTACCGCGACTCGCGTGGGCGCGGCACGCTGGCGATCGTCCGCGACGTGACGCAGCAGCGACGCTACGAAGAACGACTGAACCACCAGGCGACGCACGACGAGCTCACCGGCCTGCCCAACCGTCGCGCGCTCCGCGAGAAGCTCGAGCACCTCGTCCGTCAATCGCAACGCGATGGCTCGGGTGTCATGGTGCTCTTCATCGACCTGGACCATTTCAAATTCATCAACGATGCGCTCGGCCACGCCCTGGGCGACCAGGTGCTCCGCGACGTGACACTCAAACTGGGCGATGTCCTCGACGGGCTCGGACATATCGGTCGCTTCGGCGGCGATGAGTTCGTCGCGATGCTGCCGTTCACCTGTTCGCCGGCGCGTGCGCTCGACGTGCTGCCGCGCATCCAGCGTGCCATCGAGGAACCACTGGAAGTGGGCGGGACGATGCAGCGCCTGAAATGCAGCATCGGTGTCGCCTTCGCTACGCGCGACGGATCCGATGCCGATACCCTCATTCGCAATGCCGATACGGCGATGTACGACGCCAAGCGCTCGGGGCGTCACACGTGGAAGCGCTTCTCCGCCGACATGCATGCCACCGCCATGGCCCGCCTGACCGTCCTGTCGCGGCTGTCCGGGGCCAATCTCGATAACGAGCTGGCGCTCGCCTGGCAAACGCAGCACGCCGGCGACGATGGCCGGGTCATTGGTGTGGAAGCGCTGTTGCGCTGGCCGTCCGCACCAGGCGATCTGGGGACGCCCGACAAGCTGGTGCCCCTGCTCGAAGAGACCGGTGCCATCGTGCAGATCGGCCAGTGGGTGTTGCGTGAGGCATGCCGGCAACAACGGCGCATCGCTGCCATGCTCGGGCCCGACTGCCGGGTGGCCGTGAATATTTCAGCGCAGCAGCTGGTGCACGTCGACCTCGTCGCCGAAGTACGCCAGGCGCTGGCAGAGACCGGTGCCAGCGCGTCGTCGCTGGAGCTGGAGCTGACCGAAAGCGCCTTCATGCACGAACCGGCGCGCGCTATTCGCACCCTGCACGAACTGCGCGCCATGGGCGTAAGCATCGCGCTGGACGACTTTGGCACGGGCTACTCGAACCTGACCTACCTGTCCCGGCTGCCACTGGACAAGATCAAGATCGACCGGCATTTCACTCGTGCGCTGCTGGAGGACGATGTGGACGCCTCGATCTGTCGATCGATCGTTTTCCTTGCCCGTAGCCTCAACCTGGAAGTGGTTGCCGAAGGTGTCGAGACGGATCGCCAGCGTCGCTGGCTGCTCGACGAGGAATGCACGTCGATGCAGGGTTTCTTCTTCTCGCGACCCGTATGGCTCGAGGAGCTGGGTCAGGTCGCGCACGAGCTTCGCCAGACCTGA
- a CDS encoding DODA-type extradiol aromatic ring-opening family dioxygenase encodes MLRAPALFISHGAPTFALEPGLLGPRLTDIGEGLAHATAIVVVSPHWQTGGIRVTGAAMPGTIHDFGGFPPALYTLTYPSPGSPGLACETASLLIDAGFVAIVDPERGYDHGAWVPLRHLRPEADVPVIQVSMPHNLDTAGALRLGKALAPLRDRGVVIVGSGSLTHNLYEVRRSGENAAYASDFAAWSRKAVLEGNTDALRDYRRLAPSAIRAHPTEEHYLPLLVAAGAAGEDAPTVIDGGITYGVLSMDSYGWGL; translated from the coding sequence ATGCTCCGCGCCCCCGCCCTGTTCATCTCCCACGGTGCCCCGACTTTCGCGCTGGAGCCGGGTCTGCTTGGTCCGCGCCTGACCGATATCGGTGAAGGCCTCGCCCATGCCACGGCGATCGTCGTCGTCTCGCCGCACTGGCAAACCGGTGGCATCCGGGTGACCGGCGCCGCCATGCCGGGGACGATCCACGACTTCGGTGGCTTTCCACCGGCGCTCTACACGCTCACCTATCCCTCGCCCGGGTCACCGGGGCTGGCATGCGAGACGGCCTCGCTGTTGATCGATGCGGGTTTCGTCGCGATCGTCGATCCGGAGCGCGGCTACGATCACGGTGCCTGGGTGCCGCTGCGTCACCTGCGCCCGGAGGCGGACGTGCCGGTGATCCAGGTGTCGATGCCGCACAATCTGGATACGGCCGGTGCGCTTCGCCTGGGCAAGGCGTTGGCGCCCTTGCGGGACCGTGGGGTGGTCATCGTCGGTTCGGGCAGTCTGACCCACAACCTCTACGAAGTACGGCGTTCGGGCGAGAACGCGGCGTACGCGAGCGACTTCGCCGCCTGGAGCCGCAAGGCCGTGCTCGAGGGCAACACCGACGCGCTGCGCGACTACCGTCGGCTGGCGCCGAGTGCCATTCGTGCCCATCCCACCGAGGAGCATTACCTGCCGCTCCTGGTTGCCGCGGGTGCCGCGGGTGAGGATGCCCCCACCGTTATCGATGGGGGGATTACGTATGGGGTCCTCTCCATGGACTCGTACGGCTGGGGTTTGTAG